In Sulfuracidifex metallicus DSM 6482 = JCM 9184, a single window of DNA contains:
- a CDS encoding replication initiator protein WhiP, whose product MTDNDNDISEVAKQILNNEESLRGAPRSKIVEAISVLLLARPLRASEIAANLGFEAKYISSYLSYWRKKGLVYQEGGKWHLTTSGELFAKEVITNYNNSRFKEMVVFAKQILSNDQVKPSINNKDVQKTDKNEKEVLSFIEDKTNKANKKQQKSNLEECLRDLTEKLNQEENELIKFLLDKYKQWGSTYLYMDQIQEELKADNVWLFRILKGLQTKRLVYLYQDPKLGLRIGFTQSFKKRIEEC is encoded by the coding sequence ATGACCGATAACGACAACGACATATCAGAGGTAGCCAAGCAAATACTAAATAACGAGGAATCTCTCAGGGGGGCTCCACGTTCAAAGATAGTGGAGGCAATTTCGGTTCTACTTCTAGCAAGGCCTTTAAGGGCATCCGAGATAGCAGCAAATTTAGGCTTTGAAGCAAAATATATTAGCAGTTACCTAAGTTATTGGCGAAAAAAAGGCTTAGTATATCAAGAAGGAGGAAAATGGCATTTAACTACTTCTGGAGAATTATTCGCCAAAGAAGTAATTACAAATTATAACAACTCTAGGTTCAAAGAAATGGTAGTCTTTGCTAAACAGATACTCTCAAACGATCAGGTTAAGCCATCAATAAACAACAAAGATGTCCAAAAAACAGACAAAAACGAAAAGGAAGTTTTGTCGTTTATTGAAGACAAAACCAATAAGGCAAACAAAAAACAACAAAAGTCGAATTTAGAGGAATGTCTAAGGGATTTGACGGAGAAATTGAATCAGGAAGAGAACGAGCTAATAAAATTCTTACTAGACAAATATAAACAATGGGGATCAACATATTTGTATATGGATCAAATACAGGAGGAATTGAAGGCTGACAACGTATGGCTTTTTAGGATACTTAAGGGGCTACAAACTAAGAGGCTTGTATATCTATATCAAGATCCAAAGTTGGGACTTAGAATAGGTTTTACACAATCTTTCAAGAAGAGAATAGAAGAGTGCTAG
- a CDS encoding ATP-NAD kinase family protein → MSSMPLKVGFLINPYAGSGGRTGEKGSDRKRTINPETEGRITRFFNTAPKYPVYFTPRLNMGEIFLRKNGVNYRIIDAGGNDTTSEDTKKSVRLMIKENVSIIVFAGGDGTAKDVWSTVEEIGIDVPILGIPTGVKMHSGVFAESPEAAGLLLAHFLEGKTLEESTDIMDVDEVLYKEGIYKVVSFYKALTVRFGQLSVPPKSEVPLDDVEGAVDFVVDNIKDSAFYVMGTGRTVKEIERKLGYNDINYLSVDLFLGRRLLKKGVSYLDLLEMTKRREVFIVLTPIGGQGFIFGRGNQEIGPEIIKRASWSNVIVLSSYSKIKGIPCLRVDTGDPMIDRTLNIVKVIVGYNEYFSVGVCNKYNHP, encoded by the coding sequence ATGTCCAGCATGCCTCTTAAAGTAGGTTTCCTTATTAATCCTTATGCAGGGTCTGGAGGAAGAACAGGGGAGAAAGGTAGTGATAGAAAGAGAACTATAAACCCTGAGACGGAGGGTAGAATTACCAGATTCTTTAATACAGCACCTAAGTACCCCGTCTATTTTACCCCCCGGTTAAATATGGGTGAGATTTTCCTTAGGAAAAACGGAGTTAATTACAGAATTATAGACGCTGGAGGAAACGACACCACTTCTGAGGACACCAAAAAATCAGTGAGACTAATGATAAAGGAAAACGTATCAATAATAGTCTTCGCTGGAGGAGATGGCACGGCCAAGGATGTATGGAGTACCGTTGAAGAGATAGGTATCGATGTGCCTATTCTAGGGATACCCACTGGCGTTAAAATGCATAGTGGGGTCTTTGCAGAATCACCTGAAGCTGCAGGCTTACTTCTAGCTCACTTCTTAGAGGGAAAAACTTTGGAGGAATCAACCGATATAATGGACGTGGATGAGGTACTCTACAAGGAAGGAATTTACAAGGTGGTTTCCTTCTACAAGGCCTTGACAGTGAGGTTCGGTCAACTTTCAGTTCCACCTAAAAGTGAAGTGCCTTTAGATGACGTAGAAGGAGCAGTGGATTTCGTTGTGGATAACATTAAGGACAGTGCCTTCTATGTGATGGGCACTGGTAGAACGGTAAAGGAGATAGAAAGAAAATTAGGTTATAATGACATAAATTATCTTAGCGTTGACCTTTTTCTAGGAAGGAGATTGCTCAAAAAAGGAGTTTCGTATCTAGATTTGCTAGAAATGACTAAAAGAAGAGAGGTATTTATTGTACTGACTCCCATAGGAGGACAAGGCTTTATTTTCGGCAGAGGAAATCAAGAAATAGGTCCTGAGATAATAAAAAGGGCCTCATGGAGCAATGTTATAGTGTTATCTTCTTACTCCAAGATAAAGGGAATTCCTTGTCTGAGAGTCGATACCGGAGATCCAATGATCGATAGAACGTTAAACATCGTGAAGGTCATTGTAGGTTACAATGAGTATTTCAGCGTTGGTGTTTGTAATAAGTATAACCACCCTTGA
- a CDS encoding winged helix-turn-helix domain-containing protein: protein MDIPSIISEITSTKQGNAPKYDEGHVILTLLAIKKSQPIGRISLMRDVGLKEASMKTLIKRLKEAGLVETDKIGGTTLTEKGDMILREMETLVSYRPSMLSSIKWNAYGILVKGGNSLLNQRGILELRDLIIRQGAERVLIATFLNGRIELPPKTDEMAMGNLIQEIREAFPEAKDGDLALFITPPDLRLALKISLKVLPNVQHAS from the coding sequence ATGGACATCCCCTCGATTATTTCAGAGATAACGTCAACAAAACAAGGTAATGCTCCTAAGTACGATGAGGGACACGTAATCTTGACCTTACTCGCCATAAAGAAAAGCCAACCTATTGGACGAATATCGTTGATGAGAGACGTGGGATTAAAGGAGGCTAGTATGAAGACTTTAATAAAGAGATTAAAGGAGGCTGGGTTAGTTGAAACCGATAAGATAGGAGGTACAACTTTAACGGAAAAGGGAGATATGATCCTTAGAGAAATGGAAACATTAGTCTCCTATAGACCTTCAATGCTATCAAGCATAAAATGGAACGCATACGGTATCTTAGTGAAGGGGGGAAATTCTCTATTGAACCAAAGAGGAATCCTAGAATTACGAGATCTAATAATAAGGCAAGGAGCTGAAAGGGTGCTAATAGCTACGTTCTTGAACGGGAGAATAGAGTTGCCCCCAAAAACAGATGAAATGGCTATGGGAAATTTAATACAGGAGATCCGAGAAGCATTCCCTGAGGCAAAAGACGGCGACTTAGCTCTTTTTATAACGCCTCCAGATTTAAGGCTTGCGTTAAAAATTTCTCTGAAGGTATTACCAAATGTCCAGCATGCCTCTTAA
- the argF gene encoding ornithine carbamoyltransferase, with amino-acid sequence MLKGKNFLCLLDFHRKDIEMLLETSFMMKRWVYSNSVQRTLEGKVVALIFEKPSTRTRVSSEVAIHKLGGYPLILDKNSLQLSRGEPLEDTGTVLGRMVNGIGARVLKHQTLETLSKSSGLPVINLLSNFSHPLQGLTDMMTIKERFGDRKVKISFVGDGRDNVLLSLASISCSLGYDLNVASPQSMRPDPEVMKRLEERCEENDTIIDFFNDPYEAVRGTSVVYTDVWISMGEEAIAESKKKELSQFRVTTDLMRYSTEDSIFMHCLPANRGEEVDPEVIDGKKSSVWDQAENRLYTAMSTFSIFI; translated from the coding sequence ATGCTAAAGGGTAAAAACTTCCTCTGTCTCCTAGATTTCCACAGAAAGGACATAGAAATGCTTTTGGAAACTTCATTTATGATGAAGAGATGGGTATATTCCAACTCGGTTCAAAGGACATTGGAAGGGAAAGTCGTAGCTTTGATATTTGAAAAACCCAGCACTAGAACTAGAGTAAGTTCAGAAGTGGCAATACACAAACTCGGAGGATATCCCCTCATATTAGACAAGAACTCACTCCAGCTTTCTAGGGGAGAACCGTTAGAGGATACTGGTACGGTTCTCGGAAGGATGGTGAATGGCATTGGGGCTAGGGTTCTTAAACATCAGACATTGGAGACGCTTTCGAAGAGCTCGGGATTGCCAGTAATAAATCTATTAAGTAACTTCTCACACCCACTTCAAGGTTTGACGGACATGATGACAATAAAAGAAAGGTTCGGCGATAGAAAGGTTAAGATCTCCTTTGTAGGCGACGGAAGGGATAACGTGTTGTTAAGCTTAGCTTCCATCTCTTGTTCCTTAGGTTACGATCTAAATGTAGCTTCTCCTCAATCTATGAGACCAGACCCGGAGGTTATGAAAAGGTTGGAAGAAAGGTGTGAAGAGAATGATACTATCATAGATTTCTTCAACGATCCATATGAGGCAGTTAGAGGTACATCGGTAGTATATACGGACGTGTGGATAAGCATGGGAGAAGAAGCCATTGCAGAAAGCAAAAAGAAGGAACTATCCCAATTTAGGGTCACAACAGACCTAATGAGATACTCTACGGAAGATTCCATCTTTATGCATTGCTTGCCAGCCAACAGAGGCGAGGAAGTTGATCCCGAGGTTATAGATGGCAAGAAGAGCTCAGTTTGGGATCAAGCTGAAAACAGGCTTTATACCGCCATGAGCACGTTCTCTATTTTTATTTAA
- a CDS encoding Nre family DNA repair protein, translated as MRKIPAELCVKCKGSKYLCGLQYCPIIERFRSFVGVLQRIDVTEKKVDGSSPPSVLVGERGYPKVRLMFNVPPNVFGDEAKNYENPSGWWGRQTLYDIIRYRSGLLSAVKTHEITDPWSLYEKEISISAISEKPVRYDVSLLSTPDVRLKFDGIVMPRGPSAPAQEIKINDNSSPSKKLEKLIFDDMRASEATINAYLNGEDVYKLTSAMSLGLLGLKKNRKLVPTRWAITSVDSIIGSYLLSKVKENTRWVDSVEVYHASYLGNYFHVLLYPSNYHSSWIEIWYPFSLWSYETTIVELNENYWGNYDFMDGGYMAARLAVLEKMNRDKIQSGFIIIREITKEYYAPVGNWHIRETVRKAMENRIAKFDNLSDAIRFVQGRLKDQKVDLFSTNVISTAIKQRKIEDFFK; from the coding sequence ATGAGAAAGATACCTGCTGAGCTATGCGTTAAGTGTAAGGGTTCTAAGTATCTTTGTGGTCTACAGTACTGTCCGATTATAGAAAGATTCAGATCCTTCGTGGGAGTTCTTCAAAGAATTGATGTAACGGAAAAGAAGGTGGATGGATCTTCTCCTCCAAGCGTATTGGTTGGTGAAAGGGGGTATCCAAAGGTAAGGTTAATGTTTAACGTTCCTCCTAACGTATTTGGAGATGAGGCCAAAAATTATGAGAACCCATCTGGATGGTGGGGTAGACAAACATTATATGACATAATAAGGTATAGATCCGGTTTGCTTTCTGCAGTTAAGACTCACGAGATTACAGACCCGTGGAGCTTATATGAAAAAGAAATCTCAATTTCCGCAATCTCTGAAAAGCCCGTAAGGTATGACGTTTCACTTCTATCAACGCCAGATGTTAGACTGAAGTTTGATGGAATAGTTATGCCGAGAGGTCCTTCTGCACCAGCACAAGAAATTAAAATAAATGATAATTCGTCTCCGAGCAAAAAGTTAGAGAAATTAATATTCGATGATATGAGGGCTTCCGAGGCAACAATAAACGCCTACTTGAACGGAGAAGACGTTTACAAACTTACCTCAGCTATGTCACTCGGCTTGCTAGGATTAAAGAAAAACAGGAAACTTGTCCCAACAAGATGGGCGATAACTTCAGTAGATTCTATTATAGGAAGTTATCTGCTTTCAAAGGTGAAGGAAAACACAAGATGGGTAGACTCTGTGGAAGTTTATCATGCTTCTTATCTGGGGAACTACTTCCACGTATTGTTATATCCTTCAAACTATCATTCTTCATGGATAGAAATTTGGTATCCCTTCAGTCTATGGTCCTATGAGACAACTATTGTAGAATTAAATGAAAATTATTGGGGTAATTATGACTTCATGGACGGGGGGTACATGGCTGCTAGGTTAGCTGTATTAGAAAAAATGAACAGAGATAAAATTCAATCTGGATTCATAATTATAAGGGAAATAACTAAGGAGTACTATGCCCCTGTAGGAAACTGGCACATAAGGGAAACTGTAAGGAAAGCTATGGAGAATAGAATAGCTAAGTTTGACAACCTAAGCGACGCTATACGCTTCGTTCAGGGTAGACTCAAGGACCAAAAGGTTGACCTCTTCTCTACAAACGTGATATCAACTGCAATAAAACAAAGGAAAATAGAGGATTTCTTTAAATAA
- a CDS encoding PHP domain-containing protein, whose protein sequence is MLKVDFHVHTYFSDGKKSPKDMVNFARKKGIYIAITDHDTSQGIKGVSNLGVIPGQEVTTEYGHVVILCQFPPSPPKGIGQLVDYSKENNCIVFPSHPFDILRAGIGDHVFNYKFDAIEIYNSKANRIANKKAKEASEKLSLPGLSNSDSHVPEALGSAYNKLPIEELNVEEILESIRKGKVEPIEVGLSGKAKFSIGVWYIQRKLRK, encoded by the coding sequence ATGCTTAAGGTAGACTTTCACGTTCATACATACTTTAGCGACGGAAAGAAATCCCCTAAGGATATGGTAAATTTTGCAAGAAAGAAAGGTATATATATAGCGATAACTGATCATGACACCTCTCAGGGAATTAAGGGAGTATCTAATTTAGGGGTGATTCCAGGGCAGGAAGTTACAACAGAGTACGGCCACGTAGTCATATTATGTCAATTTCCTCCCTCACCTCCTAAAGGAATAGGACAGTTGGTAGATTACTCTAAGGAGAACAACTGCATTGTATTTCCATCTCATCCCTTTGACATATTAAGGGCTGGAATTGGAGATCATGTCTTTAATTATAAGTTCGATGCAATAGAGATATACAATTCCAAAGCCAATAGGATAGCAAACAAGAAAGCAAAGGAGGCTTCGGAGAAGTTATCCCTTCCTGGATTATCGAACAGTGACTCACATGTTCCAGAGGCTTTAGGATCTGCCTACAACAAATTGCCGATTGAGGAGCTTAACGTCGAGGAAATCTTAGAATCCATTAGAAAAGGAAAAGTTGAACCGATAGAGGTTGGCCTTTCAGGAAAGGCTAAATTCAGCATTGGAGTATGGTATATACAGAGGAAACTCAGAAAATGA
- the asd gene encoding aspartate-semialdehyde dehydrogenase, with product MDKIRVSLLGSTGMVGQKMVKILSSHPFIELVKVSASPSKVGKKYQDSVKWIEQGEIPDRVRDMRMISTEPDDHKDVDVVLSALPNELAEGVELKLVKEGITVVSNASPFRMDPDVPLINPEINWEHLELLKYQRERKGWKGFMVKNPNCTASIMTMPLKPVFGLVSASRTFITTLQAVSGAGYSGLPFMAIENNVIPYIKGEEDKIPKEINKMLGKIEEGKIKNANNVIHVTSTRVPVKVGHMGVINMELKDEIDVNLVKKSIEEFKSLPQLKNLPTAPPRPIILRDEEDRPQPARDLNEGMATSVGRVKIEDGILRFVVLGDNLVRGAAGITVLTLEVMKELDYI from the coding sequence ATGGACAAGATAAGGGTTTCACTCCTTGGCTCTACGGGAATGGTAGGGCAAAAGATGGTTAAGATACTCTCCTCACATCCTTTCATAGAGCTGGTCAAGGTAAGTGCTTCTCCATCGAAGGTAGGGAAAAAGTACCAAGACTCGGTGAAATGGATAGAACAGGGAGAGATTCCAGACAGAGTCAGGGACATGAGAATGATTTCAACTGAACCAGATGATCACAAAGACGTAGACGTAGTACTTTCAGCTCTTCCTAACGAATTAGCTGAAGGAGTGGAGTTGAAGTTGGTGAAGGAAGGAATAACGGTTGTATCTAATGCCTCTCCTTTTAGGATGGATCCTGATGTTCCGCTAATAAATCCAGAGATCAATTGGGAACATTTAGAACTGCTGAAATATCAAAGAGAAAGGAAGGGATGGAAGGGGTTCATGGTAAAGAATCCAAACTGTACAGCCTCAATTATGACCATGCCATTGAAGCCAGTGTTTGGGTTGGTTTCAGCCAGTAGAACGTTTATAACTACGCTTCAGGCTGTAAGCGGGGCTGGATATTCAGGACTTCCCTTTATGGCAATTGAAAACAATGTTATACCTTATATTAAAGGAGAGGAGGATAAAATACCTAAGGAAATAAATAAAATGCTTGGCAAAATAGAGGAGGGAAAGATAAAGAACGCGAATAACGTTATCCACGTTACTTCTACTAGAGTTCCAGTAAAGGTTGGACATATGGGTGTAATAAATATGGAACTGAAAGATGAGATTGACGTAAATTTAGTTAAGAAATCAATTGAAGAATTCAAATCTTTACCACAGTTAAAGAACCTGCCTACTGCACCGCCTCGACCAATTATACTAAGGGACGAGGAGGATAGACCTCAACCGGCCAGGGACTTGAATGAGGGTATGGCTACATCAGTAGGAAGAGTCAAAATTGAGGACGGCATTCTCAGGTTCGTGGTTTTAGGAGATAACTTAGTCAGGGGAGCCGCAGGAATAACCGTACTTACGCTTGAAGTAATGAAAGAATTAGATTATATCTAG
- a CDS encoding aspartate kinase codes for MMVVKIGGSIQKDENDYQLIIEKIRKYAERDKLILVTSAIKGVTNDLIQVAASTEKSVEIASNIYDKHIKLLGKITDGIEFERAFRDISKLADELFRVAWSIRVLGEVTPRTRDYILSFGERMAVITLSSILRSKGIKAWGIPEPPFITDSNFGDSNILIQESEERLKKLLSNVDYNVIVFPGFIGTTWDGKITTLGRGGSDYSATSIAKVLGINKVKLITEVPGIMTGDPRKFQNAKSIQRLSLEEAIELAQLGAKRLHPRTFDPMFNSDITVEVESLYEDGSTVINGECTNEDSVKGVATLDQLKMLSVESTKIVGKIGSASSIMAEARDVGVNLIAISQPASETTINLVVDGNSIKLLTERLNGLKESLIKNIHVEDVSAISVVGCGMRKREISSKLMGIASSYDPIMISRGLSKVSSTFIVDSRNAEELGRELHSEVLKWTR; via the coding sequence ATGATGGTAGTTAAAATAGGAGGATCAATTCAAAAAGACGAGAACGATTACCAACTTATCATCGAAAAGATAAGAAAATACGCAGAGCGAGACAAGCTAATTTTAGTCACGTCTGCAATAAAGGGAGTCACAAACGATCTGATACAAGTAGCTGCGTCTACTGAGAAGTCCGTTGAGATAGCTAGCAACATATATGATAAGCACATTAAACTACTGGGTAAAATAACGGATGGAATTGAATTCGAAAGGGCTTTTCGAGACATATCTAAGCTCGCCGATGAACTTTTCAGAGTGGCATGGTCCATTAGAGTCTTAGGTGAGGTGACTCCTAGAACTAGGGATTACATATTGTCCTTCGGAGAAAGAATGGCAGTAATCACTTTATCTTCTATATTAAGAAGCAAAGGAATTAAAGCTTGGGGAATCCCAGAGCCACCTTTCATAACGGATTCTAATTTTGGAGATTCAAATATATTAATACAAGAGTCTGAAGAAAGGCTAAAGAAATTGCTTAGCAATGTGGATTATAACGTGATAGTATTTCCAGGATTCATAGGTACCACTTGGGACGGAAAGATTACTACCTTAGGTAGAGGAGGTAGCGATTACTCCGCAACCTCCATAGCAAAGGTACTTGGAATAAACAAGGTTAAACTCATTACTGAAGTTCCAGGAATAATGACCGGAGATCCAAGGAAGTTCCAGAACGCTAAAAGTATTCAACGCCTATCCTTAGAGGAAGCCATAGAATTAGCACAGCTGGGAGCTAAGAGACTCCATCCTAGAACTTTCGACCCAATGTTTAACTCTGACATTACAGTAGAAGTTGAGTCACTGTACGAAGACGGATCTACGGTAATTAACGGGGAATGCACAAATGAGGATTCCGTCAAAGGAGTAGCCACATTAGATCAATTAAAAATGCTTTCTGTTGAAAGCACTAAGATTGTAGGAAAGATAGGATCTGCGTCTTCTATAATGGCTGAGGCAAGGGACGTGGGAGTAAACTTAATTGCTATCTCTCAGCCTGCCTCTGAAACAACGATAAACTTAGTTGTAGATGGTAACTCAATCAAGTTGCTCACAGAAAGGCTAAACGGATTGAAGGAAAGCTTAATTAAGAACATTCACGTGGAAGACGTGTCAGCTATAAGCGTAGTAGGCTGTGGAATGAGGAAGCGTGAAATATCTTCCAAACTAATGGGTATAGCTTCATCATATGACCCAATAATGATATCGAGAGGATTATCTAAAGTAAGTTCCACTTTTATAGTAGATAGTAGAAATGCTGAAGAACTAGGAAGAGAACTTCACAGCGAGGTGTTAAAATGGACAAGATAA
- the thrC gene encoding threonine synthase has translation MKCLECGYEKEIDQNAILCPKCGGLMEILVEPPKDFSFDSLKGRGVWRYQRMIAGEYKKIVSINEGGTPLIRSCNINKNMYMKYEGVNPTGSFKDRGMTVAVSSAVSNNYKTVIAASTGNTAAAAAAYASRAGIKSFIVLPKGKVALGKLAQSILYGTTIMEVEGSFDVAMGAVMKLYKDLKVVYPLNSFNPWRLEGQKTIAFEITEEIGVPDAVIVPVGNAGNIYAIWKGFTELVKAGVTEKIPRMIGVQAEGASPIAKAFIEGSQSPLFTDNPETVATAIRIGKPVNWRKAMKAVRESRGTMLVVSDNEILKAQRDLARKEGVGAEPASSASLAGYYKALDRKIVYPDEKVVLILTGHSLKDPESMGKAETKRILINPSFIEKIILEEVNENDGS, from the coding sequence ATGAAATGTTTAGAATGTGGTTATGAAAAAGAAATAGATCAAAATGCAATATTATGTCCTAAATGTGGAGGATTAATGGAAATATTGGTGGAACCCCCTAAAGATTTCTCCTTCGACAGTTTAAAGGGACGTGGAGTATGGCGTTATCAAAGGATGATAGCAGGAGAGTACAAGAAGATAGTTTCGATTAATGAAGGAGGAACACCACTGATAAGATCGTGTAATATTAATAAAAATATGTATATGAAATACGAAGGAGTAAATCCCACTGGCAGTTTCAAGGATAGAGGAATGACCGTTGCGGTAAGCTCTGCAGTTTCAAATAATTATAAGACGGTAATAGCTGCGTCCACGGGAAACACTGCAGCTGCAGCTGCTGCTTATGCTTCAAGGGCTGGAATAAAGAGTTTTATAGTGCTTCCTAAAGGTAAGGTAGCATTAGGTAAGTTAGCTCAATCCATACTATACGGTACTACAATAATGGAAGTGGAAGGTAGCTTCGATGTAGCCATGGGTGCAGTAATGAAGCTGTATAAGGACCTTAAGGTAGTTTATCCGTTAAACTCGTTTAATCCATGGAGATTAGAGGGACAAAAGACAATTGCATTTGAAATAACTGAAGAAATAGGAGTTCCAGATGCCGTGATTGTTCCCGTAGGAAACGCAGGGAACATATACGCAATCTGGAAGGGATTTACTGAGCTAGTAAAGGCTGGAGTCACGGAAAAAATTCCCCGAATGATAGGAGTTCAAGCAGAAGGTGCTTCTCCCATAGCTAAGGCTTTCATAGAGGGAAGTCAATCCCCTCTATTCACTGACAATCCTGAGACTGTAGCTACCGCAATAAGAATAGGCAAGCCAGTAAACTGGAGGAAAGCAATGAAAGCTGTAAGGGAATCTAGGGGAACCATGCTTGTAGTGTCAGATAACGAAATACTAAAGGCACAGCGTGACTTAGCTAGAAAGGAAGGGGTAGGAGCAGAGCCTGCCTCTTCTGCTTCATTAGCTGGATATTACAAGGCTCTGGACAGAAAAATAGTCTACCCAGATGAAAAGGTGGTTCTAATACTTACCGGACATTCCCTCAAGGATCCCGAATCAATGGGTAAAGCCGAGACAAAGAGAATATTAATAAATCCTTCATTTATTGAAAAAATAATACTAGAAGAGGTAAATGAAAATGATGGTAGTTAA
- a CDS encoding UbiD family decarboxylase, giving the protein MAFADLREYLSYMNKNNKLIEIDSEVSTDLEIAEITRRATYNRLYPLLFTNVKGYPNWKVVSNIFYSIKGIYDVLQTNDLEGISKRFLEGFSEMPVTIIDKVRSLRDVLKLGKFTPRAKKPSFKESNLKLTDVPSLKTWPKDAGRFFTFSITITKDPESGVHNLSVYRIQVLDEERAIIHWQAFKRGSIAAMRYKEKGITKVPIVIINGVDPAIAFTAASPVPVGLDKYLFAGIMRGEGVEVTELDNGIMVPANAETVFEGYVDVNEVREEGPFGDHLGYYTPKDYFPTFHLTKSFSRDNPYFHVTSVGRPPLEDAWIGKGVERIFLPFTKMIVPELVDMNLPEYGVFTGVGIFSIKKYYPGQAKRAMMAIWGLGQLSLLKFIIIVDADVNVHDLNEVVFALSTRVDPQRDVMIVNSVLTDSLDFSTPSPPLGSKIGIDATRKFKEETGREWPEEVASDPSVAKKAEEIISQIKSRYPHV; this is encoded by the coding sequence ATGGCGTTCGCAGATTTACGTGAGTATTTAAGCTATATGAACAAAAACAACAAACTAATAGAAATAGACTCCGAAGTTAGTACTGACTTGGAGATCGCGGAGATTACAAGAAGGGCAACTTATAATCGTTTGTATCCTCTGCTTTTCACCAACGTCAAGGGGTATCCTAACTGGAAGGTGGTTTCTAATATATTCTATTCCATTAAAGGAATTTATGACGTGTTACAGACTAATGATCTCGAAGGAATTTCTAAACGCTTTTTGGAAGGATTCTCAGAAATGCCAGTCACCATTATCGATAAAGTAAGGTCGTTAAGGGACGTACTAAAGTTGGGAAAGTTTACTCCTCGTGCCAAGAAACCTTCATTCAAGGAATCGAACTTGAAGCTTACTGATGTTCCTTCACTTAAGACATGGCCTAAGGATGCCGGAAGGTTCTTTACATTTTCCATCACAATCACTAAGGATCCAGAAAGCGGCGTCCATAACCTAAGTGTATATAGGATTCAAGTGTTAGACGAGGAAAGAGCTATAATTCATTGGCAGGCGTTCAAGAGGGGTTCCATAGCAGCTATGCGATACAAAGAAAAGGGTATAACCAAGGTACCAATAGTCATAATCAATGGCGTAGATCCTGCAATAGCGTTTACTGCAGCATCTCCAGTGCCTGTGGGTTTAGATAAGTACCTCTTCGCAGGCATAATGAGAGGTGAAGGTGTTGAAGTCACTGAATTAGATAACGGAATTATGGTTCCAGCTAACGCTGAGACGGTATTTGAAGGCTACGTTGACGTTAACGAAGTTAGGGAGGAAGGTCCATTTGGAGATCATTTAGGTTATTACACTCCAAAGGACTATTTTCCCACGTTTCATTTAACTAAAAGTTTCTCTAGAGATAACCCTTACTTTCACGTAACTTCAGTAGGAAGACCGCCATTGGAGGACGCATGGATAGGTAAGGGAGTTGAAAGGATATTCCTTCCCTTTACCAAAATGATAGTTCCAGAGCTGGTGGATATGAACCTACCAGAGTACGGAGTTTTCACCGGAGTAGGAATATTCTCGATAAAGAAATATTATCCAGGTCAGGCTAAAAGGGCTATGATGGCAATTTGGGGCTTGGGTCAATTAAGTTTGCTCAAGTTCATTATAATAGTAGATGCCGATGTTAACGTTCATGATTTAAACGAAGTTGTATTTGCATTATCTACGAGGGTGGACCCGCAGAGAGATGTAATGATAGTTAACAGCGTGCTTACGGACTCACTGGATTTTAGTACACCGTCTCCTCCTTTAGGAAGCAAAATAGGCATAGACGCTACGAGGAAATTTAAGGAGGAGACAGGAAGAGAATGGCCAGAGGAAGTAGCCTCGGATCCTAGCGTAGCAAAAAAGGCTGAAGAAATAATTTCTCAAATTAAATCGAGATATCCTCACGTCTAA